In Vibrio gangliei, a single window of DNA contains:
- a CDS encoding DUF1127 domain-containing protein encodes MRHSIYIQLATLLVKADLKREERIWLRKVRRAQYEIPWHSEHLLRDIGLDATGRPLGESVATPAKAERRVTLMRRILQARLSP; translated from the coding sequence ATGCGTCATTCAATTTACATTCAACTAGCCACCTTATTAGTCAAAGCGGATCTCAAACGAGAAGAGCGTATTTGGCTGAGAAAAGTACGCCGAGCTCAATATGAAATTCCTTGGCACAGTGAACACCTACTACGTGATATTGGCTTAGATGCCACCGGCCGCCCACTTGGTGAAAGTGTCGCAACACCGGCTAAAGCGGAACGTCGCGTGACATTAATGCGTCGGATATTACAAGCTCGACTGAGCCCATAA